Proteins from one Salvelinus namaycush isolate Seneca chromosome 34, SaNama_1.0, whole genome shotgun sequence genomic window:
- the LOC120028466 gene encoding toll/interleukin-1 receptor domain-containing adapter protein-like has translation MDRVSTEQLVSTSPSVDGVLSLAPTSTPNPPPPFLSSTIRWSQTYDMCVCHSPMDIEEAIRLASYLENPPCGLHCFLRKRDVIVGGAIPTELCQAVQSSHCWALLITPNFLLDDWCQYMMHQALSEGPMSNRIIPLVLNLPYSQYPKELRFYYYKDLSKNPERGYTQVYKTVLKYLEDMVEKDPDKVDYNMDTFLD, from the exons ATGGAC AGAGTCTCCACAGAGCAGCTCGTCTCCACATCCCCTTCTGTCGATGGTGTCTTATCATTGGCTCCCACCTCCACTCCTAACCCACCACCACCTTTTCTGAGCTCCACGATTCGTTGGAGCCAGACCTACGACATGTGTGTGTGCCACAGTCCTATGGACATCGAAGAAGCCATCCGTCTGGCCTCTTACCTGGAGAACCCGCCATGTGGCCTGCACTGTTTCCTACGGAAACGTGATGTCATCGTGGGGGGTGCCATCCCCACTGAGCTATGCCAGGCTGTGCAGAGCAGCCATTGCTGGGCCCTTCTCATCACCCCCAACTTCCTGCTGGATGACTGGTGCCAGTACATGATGCACCAGGCACTGTCTGAGGGGCCCATGTCCAACCGGATCATTCCCCTGGTCCTCAACCTGCCTTACTCTCAGTACCCAAAGGAGCTACGCTTTTACTACTACAAGGACCTGAGCAAGAACCCAGAGCGAGGATACACACAGGTGTACAAGACGGTGCTGAAGT ACTTGGAGGACATGGTTGAAAAAGATCCTGATAAAGTTGATTACAACATGGATA